From a region of the Sulfuriferula plumbiphila genome:
- a CDS encoding aldo/keto reductase, with product MKYRQLGSSDLRVSEIALGTMTFGEQNSPEDAVRQLDYAVARGVNFIDVAEMYPVPPRAETQGRTEDYVGRWLGKQSRDKLIVATKITGPGRGLEWIRGGPRITSKQIKMAIDSSLTRLKTDYIDLYQIHWPDRNVPTFGQSEYDPGKERDATPIVEQLGAFADLIQAGKIRHVGLSNETPWGVCQFTRAAETAGLPRVVSIQNAYNLINRVFEYGLAETCHREQLGLLAYSPLGFGTLTGKYIGGADAGRMTRFPGFGQRYDKPMVPEAVAAYVALAKQANLHPAALALAFVRSRWFVTSTIIGATTMAQLQQNLDSVEVEVNADLFGKIQANHTHYPNPAP from the coding sequence ATGAAGTATCGGCAACTAGGCAGCAGCGATCTGAGGGTGTCGGAGATTGCGCTCGGCACCATGACCTTTGGCGAGCAGAACAGTCCGGAGGACGCCGTCCGGCAGCTGGATTACGCTGTCGCGCGGGGCGTGAATTTTATCGACGTGGCGGAGATGTACCCGGTGCCGCCGCGTGCCGAAACCCAGGGGCGCACCGAGGATTACGTCGGGCGCTGGCTCGGCAAGCAGTCACGCGACAAACTCATTGTTGCGACCAAGATCACCGGCCCGGGGCGCGGCCTCGAATGGATACGCGGCGGGCCGCGCATCACGTCGAAACAAATCAAGATGGCCATAGACAGCAGCCTCACGCGTCTGAAAACCGACTACATCGACCTGTATCAAATTCACTGGCCAGACCGCAATGTGCCCACGTTCGGCCAGAGTGAGTATGACCCCGGCAAGGAGCGCGACGCCACCCCGATCGTCGAACAACTGGGCGCGTTCGCGGATTTGATCCAGGCCGGCAAGATACGCCACGTCGGCTTGAGCAACGAGACGCCCTGGGGCGTGTGCCAGTTCACCCGCGCGGCTGAAACAGCCGGACTGCCGCGCGTGGTGTCGATCCAGAACGCCTACAATCTGATTAACCGGGTATTCGAGTACGGGCTTGCGGAAACCTGCCATCGCGAACAGCTAGGACTGCTGGCGTATAGCCCGCTGGGCTTCGGCACACTCACGGGGAAATACATCGGCGGCGCTGACGCCGGACGCATGACCCGGTTCCCCGGCTTCGGCCAGCGCTATGACAAGCCCATGGTGCCGGAAGCGGTGGCGGCCTACGTTGCGCTTGCCAAACAAGCGAACCTGCACCCGGCTGCGCTGGCGCTGGCATTCGTGCGCAGCCGCTGGTTTGTGACCAGCACCATTATCGGTGCCACCACGATGGCGCAGTTGCAACAAAATCTGGATAGCGTCGAAGTGGAAGTGAATGCCGATCTGTTCGGGAAAATTCAGGCCAATCATACACATTATCCCAACCCGGCCCCATAG
- a CDS encoding DUF1328 domain-containing protein: MLKLAIIFFVISLIAGFFGFTNIAAGAKGIAKVLFFIALIIFLIVLVFGVLLGVMVF, translated from the coding sequence ATGTTGAAGTTGGCTATTATATTTTTCGTCATATCCCTTATTGCCGGTTTTTTCGGCTTTACAAATATTGCAGCGGGAGCAAAAGGCATAGCCAAAGTCCTGTTTTTCATTGCGCTCATTATTTTCTTGATTGTATTGGTATTTGGCGTCTTGCTGGGCGTAATGGTTTTCTAA
- a CDS encoding class I SAM-dependent methyltransferase codes for MSTTLAQKILPEMRISDPSADRVCDEYVIVKSLLPLSGARVLELGCGKAEKTRAIAQGGLVASITALEVDEIQHAKNLQIGDLPNVSFCLGGAEAIPAADASFDIVLMFKSLHHVPMDKMDLALAEIRRVLKPGGLAYLSEPVYAGEFNDILRLFHDEKSVREAAFAAIQRAVHDGTLALVSQTFFNTPAHFDDFEQFEEQVLKVTHTHHQLSPEVYEAVRAAFMRHMAAQGVDFQHPIRVDLLRKTPL; via the coding sequence ATGAGCACAACATTGGCGCAAAAAATATTGCCAGAGATGAGAATTTCGGATCCCTCAGCGGACAGGGTCTGCGACGAATACGTGATCGTGAAAAGCCTGTTGCCACTCAGTGGCGCACGCGTTCTGGAGCTGGGTTGCGGCAAGGCGGAAAAGACCCGTGCGATCGCACAGGGGGGGCTGGTAGCGTCGATCACTGCGCTGGAGGTGGATGAGATCCAGCACGCAAAAAACCTGCAGATCGGCGACCTGCCCAATGTCAGCTTTTGTCTCGGCGGCGCGGAGGCGATCCCGGCGGCGGACGCGAGCTTTGACATCGTCCTCATGTTCAAATCACTGCACCACGTACCCATGGACAAGATGGATCTGGCGCTGGCGGAAATTCGCCGCGTGCTGAAACCCGGCGGGCTGGCGTACCTGTCCGAGCCGGTCTACGCGGGCGAATTCAATGATATCCTGCGCCTGTTCCATGACGAGAAATCGGTACGCGAAGCTGCCTTTGCGGCCATTCAACGCGCTGTGCACGACGGCACGCTGGCACTCGTCAGCCAGACCTTTTTCAATACGCCCGCGCACTTTGATGATTTTGAGCAGTTCGAGGAACAGGTCCTGAAGGTCACGCATACGCACCACCAGCTTTCCCCCGAGGTATATGAGGCGGTTCGAGCCGCGTTCATGCGCCACATGGCAGCGCAGGGTGTCGATTTTCAGCATCCGATCCGGGTCGATCTGCTACGTAAAACACCCCTGTGA
- a CDS encoding AF1514 family protein yields the protein METVTMPVNHASANFAEARRQAVCKANEMLTDPVIIAWKDDQTRKYGPEIPGGTSDRWHEYADSHEGKLELKIGDAFHFIFLEAADFEEPDLNLSSISEKDGTAFLCLNNACTEEDQRKLGYFAGGGMGG from the coding sequence ATGGAAACAGTCACGATGCCGGTTAACCACGCTTCGGCCAATTTTGCGGAAGCCCGGCGGCAGGCCGTTTGTAAAGCCAATGAAATGCTTACTGACCCCGTTATTATCGCCTGGAAAGATGACCAGACCAGGAAGTACGGCCCCGAGATTCCGGGTGGAACCAGCGACCGCTGGCACGAATACGCAGATAGCCACGAGGGAAAACTGGAACTGAAGATCGGTGATGCATTTCACTTCATTTTCTTGGAGGCTGCCGACTTCGAGGAACCTGATTTAAATCTCAGTAGTATTTCCGAAAAAGACGGCACGGCTTTTTTGTGCCTAAACAACGCGTGTACGGAAGAAGACCAGCGAAAACTTGGATACTTCGCTGG